In Nymphaea colorata isolate Beijing-Zhang1983 chromosome 3, ASM883128v2, whole genome shotgun sequence, a genomic segment contains:
- the LOC116250764 gene encoding probable inactive ATP-dependent zinc metalloprotease FTSHI 3, chloroplastic isoform X1, whose amino-acid sequence MVHFSAISCYSVSRPIFPSRDVSLLCWGRSQTRQLKLKATIMSLQCKKVSWVRLQKLKSLSSHGALNLSAFPSHHVACCLIGCSCRSAFRCEKICLVIRSQASSRDTQNQRGGLRKRFRIRLRPRLRLLSNRLKKVSLEEVGMSLRRNSRNFIISSAIIAVFGLCYLFLRLTAVPSSKVVPYSDLIMNLQAGCVTKVLFEEGSRRIFYNTAPLSLESSQVSMPNLLPREVTESDPASSLLSSDFELSDTIVSDSSGIGSESGTEDMSLSVEEKPITNKRRWRISPETRLGTPEWQYSTRKIDHDENFLLGLMREKGTTYSSAPQSLLLSMRSVLITIISLWIPLTPLMWLLYRQLSAANSPAKKRRSYNQTVSFDDVEGVDAAKSELMEIVSCLQGSINYTKLGAKLPRGVLLVGPPGTGKTLLARAVAGEAGVPFFTVSASEFVELFVGRGAARIRDLFSTARKCAPSIIFIDELDAVGGKRGRSFNDERDQTLNQLLTEMDGFESDMKVVVIAATNRPEALDPALCRPGRFSRKVFVGEPDATGRQKIIAVHLRGVPLEEDPQVICSLVASLTPGFVGADLANIINEASLLAARRGGDLVTREDIMEAIERARFGINVRPSTTNAISKELGRLFPWMPSLVRRNVARDDGSQQPLGYQTLT is encoded by the exons ATGGTTCATTTTTCTGCTATTTCTTGTTACAGCGTGAGCAGACCAATATTCCCTTCCAGAGATGTTTCTTTGTTATGTTGGGGCAGGTCACAAACTCGTCAACTTAAGCTCAAAGCCACTATAATGTCTTTACAATGTAAGAAGGTTTCATGGGTTCGATTACAAAAACTAAAATCATTGAGTTCGCATGGAGCCTTGAATTTGTCTGCTTTTCCATCACACCATGTTGCATGCTGCTTAATAGGTTGCTCCTGCAGAAGTGCATTTCGTTGTGAAAAAATTTGTCTTGTAATTCGATCACAAGCTTCGAGTAGAGACACTCAAAACCAGCGCGGTGGTTTGAGAAAAAGATTCAGAATTAGGTTGCGTCCTAGACTGCGGTTGTTATCAAATAGATTGAAAAAGGTATCACTGGAGGAAGTTGGAATGTCGTTGAGAAGGAATTCTAGGAACTTCATCATCTCTTCCGCAATTATAGCTGTTTTTGGGCTGTGCTACTTATTTCTCAGATTGACAGCAGTTCCATCTTCCAAAGTTGTCCCCTATTCGGACTTGATTATGAATCTTCAGGCTGGTTGTGTGACCAAAGTACTATTTGAAGAGGGTTCTCGACGTATATTCTATAACACAGCACCTCTATCTCTTGAAAGCTCACAGGTATCTATGCCAAATTTGCTTCCAAGGGAAGTCACAGAGAGCGACCCTGCATCAAGCTTGCTCTCAAGTGATTTTGAGCTGAGTGACACCATTGTCTCCGACTCAAGTGGCATTGGCAGTGAAAGTGGCACTGAAGATATGTCGTTGAGTGTAGAAGAGAAACCAATAACCAACAAGAGGAGATGGAGAATATCTCCCGAGACAAGGCTTGGAACTCCAGAGTGGCAATATTCCACACGGAAAATAGATCATGATGAGAATTTCCTCCTAGGGCTAATGAGGGAAAAGGGCACAACATACAGCTCAGCTCCTCAGTCATTGTTGTTGTCCATGAGGAGCGTTTTGATTACAATAATTTCACTTTGGATTCCATTAACTCCACTGATGTGGTTACTGTATCGCCAACTTTCTGCTGCAAACAGTCCTGCAAAGAAACGCAGATCATACAATCAGACTGTCAGTTTTGATGATGTTGAGGGCGTTGATGCAGCCAAATCAGAGCTTATGGAG ATTGTTTCATGCTTGCAAGGGTCAATTAATTATACAAAGTTGGGAGCTAAATTACCCAGAGGTGTACTGCTTGTTGGGCCTCCAGGAACTGGTAAAACACTATTAGCACGTGCAGTAGCTGGTGAAGCTGGAGTTCCATTTTTCACAGTCTCTGCTAGTGAGTTTGTGGAGTTGTTTGTTGGAAGAGGAGCAGCTCGTATTAGAGATCTTTTTAGTACTGCTAGAAAATGTGCACCATCGATAATTTTCATTGATGAGCTTGATGCAGTTGGAggcaagagaggaagaagttTCAATGATGAACGAGATCAGACATTGAACCAG TTGTTAACAGAAATGGacggatttgaatcagatatgaAAGTGGTTGTGATTGCAGCAACTAATCGACCAGAAGCACTGGATCCAGCCCTATGCAGGCCAGGGCGTTTCTCGCGGAAGGTATTTGTTGGCGAACCAGATGCCACTGGGCGGCAAAAGATAATTGCTGTCCATTTAAGAGGAGTGCCTCTGGAGGAGGATCCCCAAGTGATATGTAGCCTAGTTGCTTCTCTTACTCCGGGGTTTGTAGGAGCTGATCTTGCAAACATAATTAATGAGGCTTCATTGCTTGCTGCTCGTAGAG GTGGTGATCTAGTGACACGTGAAGACATCATGGAGGCAATTGAGAGGGCCAGATTTGGAATTAATGTGAGGCCATCGACCACCAATGCCATAAGCAAAGAACTTGGAAGACTCTTTCCATGGATGCCATCGCTTGTTCGAAGAAATGTTGCAAGAGATGATGGTTCACAACAACCTCTAGGCTACCAAACATTAACTTGA
- the LOC116250764 gene encoding probable inactive ATP-dependent zinc metalloprotease FTSHI 3, chloroplastic isoform X2: MSLQCKKVSWVRLQKLKSLSSHGALNLSAFPSHHVACCLIGCSCRSAFRCEKICLVIRSQASSRDTQNQRGGLRKRFRIRLRPRLRLLSNRLKKVSLEEVGMSLRRNSRNFIISSAIIAVFGLCYLFLRLTAVPSSKVVPYSDLIMNLQAGCVTKVLFEEGSRRIFYNTAPLSLESSQVSMPNLLPREVTESDPASSLLSSDFELSDTIVSDSSGIGSESGTEDMSLSVEEKPITNKRRWRISPETRLGTPEWQYSTRKIDHDENFLLGLMREKGTTYSSAPQSLLLSMRSVLITIISLWIPLTPLMWLLYRQLSAANSPAKKRRSYNQTVSFDDVEGVDAAKSELMEIVSCLQGSINYTKLGAKLPRGVLLVGPPGTGKTLLARAVAGEAGVPFFTVSASEFVELFVGRGAARIRDLFSTARKCAPSIIFIDELDAVGGKRGRSFNDERDQTLNQLLTEMDGFESDMKVVVIAATNRPEALDPALCRPGRFSRKVFVGEPDATGRQKIIAVHLRGVPLEEDPQVICSLVASLTPGFVGADLANIINEASLLAARRGGDLVTREDIMEAIERARFGINVRPSTTNAISKELGRLFPWMPSLVRRNVARDDGSQQPLGYQTLT; encoded by the exons ATGTCTTTACAATGTAAGAAGGTTTCATGGGTTCGATTACAAAAACTAAAATCATTGAGTTCGCATGGAGCCTTGAATTTGTCTGCTTTTCCATCACACCATGTTGCATGCTGCTTAATAGGTTGCTCCTGCAGAAGTGCATTTCGTTGTGAAAAAATTTGTCTTGTAATTCGATCACAAGCTTCGAGTAGAGACACTCAAAACCAGCGCGGTGGTTTGAGAAAAAGATTCAGAATTAGGTTGCGTCCTAGACTGCGGTTGTTATCAAATAGATTGAAAAAGGTATCACTGGAGGAAGTTGGAATGTCGTTGAGAAGGAATTCTAGGAACTTCATCATCTCTTCCGCAATTATAGCTGTTTTTGGGCTGTGCTACTTATTTCTCAGATTGACAGCAGTTCCATCTTCCAAAGTTGTCCCCTATTCGGACTTGATTATGAATCTTCAGGCTGGTTGTGTGACCAAAGTACTATTTGAAGAGGGTTCTCGACGTATATTCTATAACACAGCACCTCTATCTCTTGAAAGCTCACAGGTATCTATGCCAAATTTGCTTCCAAGGGAAGTCACAGAGAGCGACCCTGCATCAAGCTTGCTCTCAAGTGATTTTGAGCTGAGTGACACCATTGTCTCCGACTCAAGTGGCATTGGCAGTGAAAGTGGCACTGAAGATATGTCGTTGAGTGTAGAAGAGAAACCAATAACCAACAAGAGGAGATGGAGAATATCTCCCGAGACAAGGCTTGGAACTCCAGAGTGGCAATATTCCACACGGAAAATAGATCATGATGAGAATTTCCTCCTAGGGCTAATGAGGGAAAAGGGCACAACATACAGCTCAGCTCCTCAGTCATTGTTGTTGTCCATGAGGAGCGTTTTGATTACAATAATTTCACTTTGGATTCCATTAACTCCACTGATGTGGTTACTGTATCGCCAACTTTCTGCTGCAAACAGTCCTGCAAAGAAACGCAGATCATACAATCAGACTGTCAGTTTTGATGATGTTGAGGGCGTTGATGCAGCCAAATCAGAGCTTATGGAG ATTGTTTCATGCTTGCAAGGGTCAATTAATTATACAAAGTTGGGAGCTAAATTACCCAGAGGTGTACTGCTTGTTGGGCCTCCAGGAACTGGTAAAACACTATTAGCACGTGCAGTAGCTGGTGAAGCTGGAGTTCCATTTTTCACAGTCTCTGCTAGTGAGTTTGTGGAGTTGTTTGTTGGAAGAGGAGCAGCTCGTATTAGAGATCTTTTTAGTACTGCTAGAAAATGTGCACCATCGATAATTTTCATTGATGAGCTTGATGCAGTTGGAggcaagagaggaagaagttTCAATGATGAACGAGATCAGACATTGAACCAG TTGTTAACAGAAATGGacggatttgaatcagatatgaAAGTGGTTGTGATTGCAGCAACTAATCGACCAGAAGCACTGGATCCAGCCCTATGCAGGCCAGGGCGTTTCTCGCGGAAGGTATTTGTTGGCGAACCAGATGCCACTGGGCGGCAAAAGATAATTGCTGTCCATTTAAGAGGAGTGCCTCTGGAGGAGGATCCCCAAGTGATATGTAGCCTAGTTGCTTCTCTTACTCCGGGGTTTGTAGGAGCTGATCTTGCAAACATAATTAATGAGGCTTCATTGCTTGCTGCTCGTAGAG GTGGTGATCTAGTGACACGTGAAGACATCATGGAGGCAATTGAGAGGGCCAGATTTGGAATTAATGTGAGGCCATCGACCACCAATGCCATAAGCAAAGAACTTGGAAGACTCTTTCCATGGATGCCATCGCTTGTTCGAAGAAATGTTGCAAGAGATGATGGTTCACAACAACCTCTAGGCTACCAAACATTAACTTGA
- the LOC116251168 gene encoding uncharacterized protein At1g32220, chloroplastic, with translation MVISRYLRSQSTAVSKLSNLRSSYRTSRLLSAGPDNVQESVKVQEAETINMPPPATEKLLVLGGSGFVGSHVCKEALGRGLSVCSLNRSGKTSVRGAWADNMTWFQGDLLVPDSLKDAFDGVTAVVSCVGGFGSNSHMYKINGTANINAIRAASENGVKRFVYISAADFGLAKYLLRGYYEGKKAAEAELLAKFPYGGVILRPGFIHGTRQVGGMKLPLGIIGSPMEMVLQHAKPLTQLPLVGPVFLPPVNVTSVAKVAVRGATDPAFPPGVVDVFSILRYGQ, from the exons ATGGTCATCTCGCGTTATCTACGTTCACAATCAACAGCGGTCTCAAAACTGAG CAATTTGAGAAGTTCATATAGAACCAGTAGATTACTATCAGCAGGTCCTGACAATGTACAAGAGTCGGTCAAAGTTCAGGAAGCAGAAACTATAAATATGCCACCGCCTGCAACAGAAAAG TTACTTGTGTTGGGTGGAAGTGGATTTGTTGGTTCACATGTCTGCAAGGAAGCTCTAGGAAGGGGCTTGTCTGTATGTAGTCTCAACAG GTCTGGAAAGACATCTGTACGTGGTGCTTGGGCAGACAATATGACATGGTTCCAAG GAGACCTGCTTGTACCCGACTCACTTAAGGATGCCTTTGATGGAGTTACTGCTGTG GTATCTTGTGTTGGAGGCTTTGGCTCAAACTCTCATATGTATAAAATCAATGGAACTGCAAATATTAATGCTATTAGAGCTGCATCAGAAAATG GTGTAAAAAGATTTGTCTACATCTCAGCTGCTGATTTTGGTTTGGCGAAATATTTGCTGCGAGGATATTACGAAGGAAAG AAAGCAGCTGAAGCAGAACTACTTGCAAAATTTCCATATGGAG GGGTAATTCTCAGGCCAGGATTCATACATGGTACTCGACAGGTCGGTGGCATGAAACTGCCTCTGGGAATTATTGGTTCACCAATGGAAATG GTTCTTCAACATGCAAAACCACTCACTCAACTTCCCCTTGTGGGGCCAGTTTTCCTGCCTCCAGTGAATGTGACCTCTGTTGCAAAGGTTGCAGTGAGAGGTGCGACTGACCCTGCTTTTCCTCCTGGCGTTGTTGATGTGTTCAGTATTCTGCGCTATGGGCAATAA